ATTTGCGCCACCCTAATAAATGTAGTATCTGTATTCTTATGCGTCTTTCTTTCATCATACATGTCAAAGAGGGAAGTTTCATCCCATCctcagatttttttctttgggGGGGTCTTCTGCTCTCTGTGGGGACGCCGTTTCACTCACGCTCCTCCATCTTGGGCTGTTGAATCAGCAAAATTTTCTGTGCGCTTACATTCATGTGTCGAAGTGGCAGTCCTTGGATTGTGCATGGTTGCAACACAGTAAGAGGAATCAGAGTAAATTTGACATAATCGAGTATTCACAGCATCCAGGAAAGTCCTTTTGAGAGTTTTAACCCCTTGTTCTGATGGAGCAGATTTGCTTAGTAAGCATTATAGTGCCCTGACTGAAGGGATAATGTCAGAGGCACATACAGATGATGAGCTTATTTCCCTAGTCAGCTCTTCAAAGGGGCCGAGCAGGGTTATCTTTTTTTCATTGAGAGTCTACTGGTTTGCAGTGAGTCACGGACAGCTTGAAACCAGTCGTGAATGCACCATGACACGCTTTTGCTACAGCAAGCTCTCCGTCATGTAAAATGTACTATTCCTTCTAGTAGGCACATCTTGTTGAAGCCGCTTTGGTGGCATGCCAAGCTGTTCTACTTTATGCAAGCTGCAAGTATTTAAAGTCGCCTACTATTTTGCTCTCTTGCTACTGCATCAGTGATGTCTCACTGGGATGAAACACCTTGGTTCACAGCAGATGCAGTGCCATCCCAAACAGTCAGCTGTGCAATCTTCCATAGCCTTGAAAATGTCTTGAGCATTATCTTGTAGAATATTATGCTTTTTCTCTTTCAGGATTTTTCACTTCTCTAATATGTTATAAAATCCAGGTGAAATGGAATCTGTTGTATTTGAGACGGAACACTCACAAGGTTATAACACAGCTTTCTTCAGAGTAAAATCTTGGTCGATCTACTGTTCTCTAAACCTCTGCAATACCCATGGGGCTGTCATTGGTTGTCCAAATGTCAGTGGTGAAACTGATTGCTGTTATGTCCTAACTAAGCAGTATATGAATGTGTTTCTCCAAGACACTTGACAAAACAGGTAGGGCCATGTTGGAACAAATAACATCTACATCTACTGGGCAGCTGTAGCTGGAGTCCAAATACTTGACAATAGAGAAGCTGGTCATGAAGTGCAAAGTCCATTATTTTTGCTGTGGTCGCTTTAATCTTTGTGTTGTCTTTCAAATGATTGGCATAGAGACACCTGTACAGCTGTCCCTAACCTGTATCTCTATTTGTGTTGGCTTTGTATGTGTCTGGGTGATTCACCTTCAGATTTTGTGATGAAGTTGTGTGGTATTTTATAATTACCCTTTTGTCCCTTATAACCACAGCATCACATACATTCCATAACTGTTGTCATCCATTGACACTTTGAAATACATTCTCACCTTTGACATTTCAGTTTCTGACTTCACCTATTCCAACTTTAATGAATGTGAGCACACTGTCCATTTCTCccatctaaatacattttagccaCATGATTAGGGAGCATACTTTTTTTGATGCttctaaacaaacacacatgatgAGGTGTGACATGTTACCTATCAGCCCTTTACATTGGCATTGCCCTCCACATCTCATCAATGCTAATTATATTTTCAGACAAATATTGGCCGATACCGACATTGTCACCAATTATTTGTGGATCCCTTCCTAGGTGTGTACACATATTGACTTTTAagctatacaagctgtacacatgTCTATTTTCCTTACAGATGAACACCGACTGAGTGATTATTCCATTGGTCCAGAGGCCAAGTTGAACTTGGTGGTTCGTCCAGCAGGCGAAAGGAGTGGAGTTACCGGAATGGCTAGCAGTAACAGTGCTGTTGGTGGGGTGTGGCAGACTTTGTCCACCGTCCTGGCAAAACATTTCAGCCCTGCAGACGCAGCTAAAGTTCAAGAACAGCTAATCAAGGTACATAATTTCCATCATCAGGACTTGGCTTTTGGTCCACATCCATTGGTCATCCAATAGTCACCAAGGAAAAACAACACACTtaagaaatacacattttggTGTTATATTGGCATATATAAACTGCACTGCATGAACAGAACTTGAATGCCTTTAATTTCTTTATATCAATAGTAAGTATTTTTAAGAACATCCTTCCACTTCACTGTCAAACTCATATTCAATAATAAGAATGGCTGTTTGAATGCAATATTTCTATATTATCAAGTTGATATGCTGGTGTTTTTGTGTAACCACAACAATGAGAAAGCAAATTTGGTGAAGCGGTAGGACAGGCCAGATTGTTGGGCAATGGTTGAATTCCACATTCGCAATTATACTTTCAGACCATtccacatttttatgttttgcctattattatttttactccCTATTGTCCCATAGGATGGTAGAATTCCACAGTATATGGCGTTTGTGATATGCCATATACTGTGTATAACAGGCCTACATATAATTTCTATTATAGGTGCTGGTGCTACATTGTTAAAACTAATGTGGAGTGTTTACAGTTTACAAGACTTTCCATTGTGTTGTATAACATTGCCCTCTACTGGACCCAATGATTACAACACTGAACAGTTTGAAATTGATTTTGCATGCATCTGCATGAGTATTATTtgggaggggggaaaaaatggTTTTAGGAATATGTTATtctcaacattaaagctaatactgctttctctttctcaaGGATTATGAACGTTCACTTCGACAGCTCAGTCTGGATGATATTGAGCGTCTTGCTGTGAGACTTCTTCACCCGGACAGTGAGGGCATGGACACATCGTACTTGGATTGAGAACCTGCCTTTCCTACCTGACAGTATTCTGACGATTCCCAAAAGGGAAGTGGGTCTATTTTTAAAGAGCAAGTTAGGGGAGATGGAGCGTTGACTTTTCATGATGGCATTGCTCACTGGAGATAAATTGAATTGTTGGTGGTGGTCTTAACTACATAGCTTCCAGATTGATGACTtaattttcttcagttttgctCAATAAATAATAGGATATTTTCTCTGATAAAATCAGACAAACCAACGTGCGAGTTATCTGTGGCTGCTACATCAAATTACAAAAATTATGGAAGTTCACATTAACCAACAATGTGTTGAAAATTATTGATTGTGAGTGATGCCTGTCTCTTTTAGTTACTGTTGATTAATTCagccattgtatgatttgtaaatattgtgtttatacaaacattaacaagcattaaaaaaaaaaaaatatattttccccccatattttttttgttcaccgtacacatacagtacacaatatATCCACATAAATACTGTGCCTTGCAAAAGTTACAAATGGCCCATCATCCATTATAAGGAAACTACAAGTCAATGCAGCCTAATAGAAAGTTTCAATGAGGAGTATCTCTGGCACTTTGAG
This portion of the Esox lucius isolate fEsoLuc1 chromosome 13, fEsoLuc1.pri, whole genome shotgun sequence genome encodes:
- the ubl4a gene encoding ubiquitin-like protein 4A → MILTVKPLQGKECNVQVTEDEKVSTVKELVSERLNIPPNQQRLLYKGKALADEHRLSDYSIGPEAKLNLVVRPAGERSGVTGMASSNSAVGGVWQTLSTVLAKHFSPADAAKVQEQLIKDYERSLRQLSLDDIERLAVRLLHPDSEGMDTSYLD